Proteins encoded by one window of Ascochyta rabiei chromosome 1, complete sequence:
- a CDS encoding signal recognition particle subunit srp68 encodes MPGHAGLAGGTPHCPRPPTLEPRASSRSSTTAAMDVTKFVAEYREAAFLLGDYNTYRAQLTRRLRIVQKKLGRATPKNAKYAAKTPVTAEDIAKNIEFLHLLLLTSERAWAHAMAMKALHAEDNADKNITGSTRQHIISRLHKAVQSANEVVALLSDPASAATETDVLEAKAYVYALAGAQDFEKQAEGIKAKGASPHRWDACLTNFAAARVLYSALHKATKKDLFKDVLTGTIDPSIRYAAYQNRIPRTVGVPAVAKKYFPAKDEQLVKAVQHIDATALQEEEATASSSQITWRGRTANIVDAAIGQALVSIEAASANLDQSSASSPKDRANAYDDILIASQDAVDATRRAIEELEKEGVDEGDARMQDLRVTNLAVNYDLISWRIGRNRVLIGADDGLTFSPNPPQKPRRPRKDGKEWAEREEPTGRKLARLRERTALYDAILQSIDSIKDLRGAARDTGFIAELDGQRAYFQALKCLNLSHAHAFLSAPKQALALCSRAMSLSSQAASAPNSTATTSSNATKLAVSEKQAATLKQNLENLNSHYRGVVALSQLSANSDTASKAGLSNAAPVVERLNEYPSSGSVDLKNLVTWPPKLKPVPVKPLFLDVAWNYVEYPGRAAQQVQQPEPEPQPIEAAKQEEKPQKKGWFSFGR; translated from the exons ATGCCAGGCCATGCTGGGCTGGCTGGAGGGACCCCACACTGCCCTCGACCCCCGACCCTCGAGCCTCGAGCCTCAAGCCGCAGCTCCACGACCGCGGCCATGGACGTCACCAAGTTTGTCGCCGAGTACCGCGAGGCTGCCTTCCTGCTGGGCGACTACAACACCTACCGCGCCCAATTGACCCGCCGACTGCGCATCGTGCAGAAGAAGCTCGGCCGCGCCACGCCCAAAAATGCCAAATATGCGGCAAAGACGCCCGTGACGGCAGAGGACATCGCGAAGAACATCGA GTTCCTCCACCTCCTTCTGCTCACCTCGGAGCGCGCATGGGCGCATGCAATGGCCATGAAGGCCCTCCACGCCGAGGACAACGCCGACAAGAACATCACCGGCTCCACCCGCCAGCACATCATCTCGCGCCTGCACAAAGCCGTGCAGAGCGCCAACGAGGTCGTCGCCCTGCTGTCGGACCCCGCGAGCGCCGCCACCGAAACGGACGTGCTCGAGGCCAAGGCATACGTGTATGCTCTTGCTGGTGCCCAGGACTTTGAGAAGCAGGCCGAGGGTATCAAGGCCAAGGGCGCGTCGCCCCACCGCTGGGACGCATGTCTCACCAACTTCGCTGCAGCCAGAGTCCTGTACAGCGCTCTGCACAAGGCCACCAAGAAGGACCTGTTCAAGGACGTCCTGACTGGGACCATCGACCCTAGCATTCGGTACGCCGCCTACCAGAACCGCATTCCTCGCACCGTCGGTGTGCCAGCTGTCGCGAAGAAGTACTTCCCCGCAAAGGATGAGCAGCTGGTCAAGGCTGTCCAGCACATCGACGCAACAGCTCTGCAGGAGGAAGAGGCAACCGCTTCGA GCTCCCAGATCACCTGGCGTGGGCGAACCGCAAACATTGTCGATGCTGCCATCGGACAGGCCCTGGTCTCAATCGAAGCTGCGTCTGCCAACCTGGACCAGTCCAGCGCCTCTTCACCGAAAGACCGAGCCAATGCATACGACGACATCCTCATCGCAAGTCAGGACGCTGTAGACGCTACACGACGAGCCATTGAGGAGCTGGAGAAGGAAGGCGTCGACGAAGGGGATGCACGCATGCAGGACCTCCGCGTCACCAACCTCGCCGTCAACTACGATCTGATCTCGTGGCGTATTGGCAGGAACAGAGTGCTCATTGGCGCGGACGATGGCCTCACTTTCTCACCAAACCCGCCCCAGAAGCCAAGACGGCCTCGCAAGGACGGGAAAGAGTGGGCAGAACGAGAGGAGCCAACAGGCCGCAAGCTTGCACGACTACGAGAGCGCACTGCCTTGTACGACGCAATCTTGCAAAGCATCGACTCGATCAAAGACCTCCGGGGTGCGGCGCGCGACACTGGCTTCATCGCCGAGCTCGACGGCCAGCGCGCGTACTTCCAAGCGTTGAAGTGCCTGAACCTGTCGCACGCGCACGCCTTCCTGTCCGCTCCAAAGCAAGCCCTCGCCCTCTGCAGCCGCGCCATGTCTCTCTCCTCACAAGCCGCGTCCGCGCCAAACTCGACAGCCACCACTTCATCCAACGCCACAAAACTAGCCGTCTCGGAAAAACAGGCCGCAACCCTCAAGCAGAACCTCGAGAACCTGAACTCGCACTACCGCGGCGTCGTCGCCCTGTCCCAGCTCTCCGCAAACTCAGATACAGCCTCCAAAGCCGGCCTCTCCAACGCCGCCCCCGTCGTCGAGCGCCTGAATGAGTATCCGTCTTCCGGCTCCGTCGACCTCAAGAACCTAGTCACTTGGCCGCCGAAGCTGAAACCCGTCCCCGTCAAGCCGCTGTTCCTTGACGTCGCGTGGAACTACGTCGAGTATCCCGGCCGCGCGGCGCAGCAGGTGCAGCAGCCCGAGCCGGAGCCTCAGCCGATCGAAGCGGCCAAGCAGGAGGAGAAACCGCAGAAGAAGGGCTGGTTCTCGTTTGGTAGATGA
- a CDS encoding Glutamate-1-semialdehyde 2,1-aminomutase yields the protein MEFSKCPQAVAYLLWPLAYGLPTGLKHDKLLVHTNIFAVKRISWPNTTGVSFWGGIPYVEPPIGDLRFRPPVTKRSSNETIDASWFGRSSIQYSNGPKPVYSEYLTGFLLTPGQEQSEDCLTLSIWAPTTSNSDEPLPVMIWIHGGGFTSGGSASPYKYGDRLAKDQNVIVVAMNYRLNIFGYPNAVALDGRDVNT from the coding sequence ATGGAATTTTCGAAATGCCCACAGGCTGTCGCCTACTTGCTGTGGCCGTTGGCTTATGGTCTTCCGACCGGATTGAAACATGACAAATTACTAGTACATACCAACATTTTCGCTGTAAAGAGAATATCCTGGCCAAACACCACTGGCGTCTCCTTCTGGGGTGGCATCCCGTACGTCGAACCTCCCATTGGCGATCTTCGATTCCGGCCACCAGTAACCAAGCGCTCCTCGAACGAAACAATCGATGCGTCTTGGTTTGGACGATCATCTATCCAATATAGCAACGGCCCAAAACCGGTCTACTCGGAGTATCTCACGGGCTTTCTTCTTACCCCTGGTCAAGAGCAGAGCGAGGATTGCCTGACCTTGAGTATCTGGGCCCCGACTACAAGTAACAGCGATGAACCACTGCCAGTTATGATTTGGATTCACGGTGGCGGATTCACATCTGGTGGAAGTGCGAGCCCTTACAAGTACGGAGATCGACTTGCGAAGGACCAGAACGTCATCGTAGTCGCCATGAACTACCGTCTCAACATCTTCGGTTACCCAAATGCTGTTGCGCTAGATGGAAGGGACGTGAACACCTGA
- a CDS encoding Phospholipase D: MSDAGKQQKGLKKLFHPFNHKASEKLQDLQEKLEHTKLRDAHVKAVHVSHKVGKFKNLFNANHRHDEEHEQATDNKRTRVSQNHRFNSFAPEREGNMVKWYVDGRDYFWAVAEALEKAQETIYIADWWLSPELFLKRPPFYNQKWRLDQILKRRAQAGVKIYVSVYKEVSAALTCNSQHTKKALAGLIKEGEPGYGNINVMRHPDHNVFENASDMTFYWAHHEKFIVIDYAMAFIGGLDLCYGRWDNKQHPLADVHPSGIQNQIFPGQDFNNNRIMDFEGVEDWKSNKLNKLEYGRMPWHDVAMGVIGPAVYDIAEHFALRWNFVKRDKYKRDERYDWITMEGREGEDEDLIGVQRPKFPVGDYVHHPKTPLSTKNLDNRGTVHAQLVRSSADWSMGIQPEEHSIQNAYIELIRNAQHYVYIENQFFITNTRKDDSSPVHNQIGAAIVEAVVNAGKEGRKFRVIIVIPAIPGFAGDLRDNAAAGTRAIMDYQFKSICRGEDSIFERVKAQGVDPNEHIFFFNLRSYDRINVTDTLKQREKESGTSYMDLEQAEIEELEAPLEDGEEARAKAAELRRMFMGEEADVGKGDQGGIIDPDSIADDAMLNDKKPSTEDWEGDPEEEKKHFFQEELYIHAKLCIVDEKYVICGSSNINDRSQLGLHDSELSIVLQDRDEIEIEMDGKPYKAARLAHDLRSNLWREHLGLLPPQALEATDDPNAQPPGENSPNDPQPGPEADFVADPLSPQLWDEWCKRASTNTEVFRTLFHADPDDNILTFEDYDNFTPNPKNNKDHKQGHLYDTIRPVAEIRQELDRIQGHLVWMQLKFMEKADLAERGLQVNSFTESVYT, from the exons ATGTCTGATGCGGGGAAACAACAGAAGGGGCTGAAGAAGCTCTTCCACCCCTTCAACCACAAAGCCAGCGAGAAACTCCAAGATCTGCAGGAGAAGCTGGAGCATACTAAGCTGAGAGATGCACATGTCAAGGCTGTGCATGTCAGTCACAAAGTCGGCAAGTTCAAGAACCTGTTCAATGCCAACCATCGCCATGACGAGGAGCATGAGCAGGCAACAGACAACAAGCGCACGAGGGTCAGCCAGAACCATCGGTTCAACTCGTTTGCGCCCGAAAGAGAAGGCAACATGGTGAAGTGGTACGTAGATGGTAGAGATTACTTCTGGGCTGTCGCGGAGGCTTTGGAGAAGGCGCAGGAAACCATCTATATTGCAGATTGGTGGCTGTCTCCCGAGCTATTCCTCAAGCGTCCTCCATTCTACAACCAAAAATGGCGACTAGACCAGATTCTCAAGCGTCGTGCACAAGCTGGTGTGAAAATCTACGTCTCGGTGTACAAAGAG GTCTCGGCTGCACTCACATGCAATAGTCAACACACAAAGAAAGCTCTCGCTGGATTGATCAAAGAGGGCGAGCCAGGGTATGGAAACATCAATGTGATGAGACATCCGGACCACAATGTGTTCGAGAACGCCTCAGACATGACCTTCTACTGGGCGCATCACGAAAAATTCATTGTTATCGACTACGCAATGGCATTTATTGGAGGTCTGGACTTGTGCTATGGACGATGGGACAACAAACAACATCCGCTGGCGGACGTGCATCCCTCCGGAATTCAAAACCAGATCTTCCCGGGCCAGGATTTCAACAACAACCGTATCATGGATTTTGAGGGTGTCGAAGACTGGAAGTCAAACAAGCTTAACAAGCTTGAGTACGGTCGTATGCCATGGCATGATGTCGCCATGGGTGTCATTGGCCCGGCTGTGTATGATATTGCCGAACACTTTGCCCTCCGATGGAATTTTGTCAAACGGGACAAGTACAAACGCGACGAACGATACGACTGGATTACCATGGAAGGGCGAGAAGGTGAGGACGAAGATCTCATTGGAGTGCAGAGGCCTAAGTTCCCCGTCGGTGATTACGTACATCACCCGAAGACGCCACTTTCTACCAAGAATCTAGACAACCGTGGAACAGTACATGCGCAGCTGGTGCGAAGTAGCGCAGATTGGAGTATGGGTATCCAGCCAGAGGAGCACAGCATTCAGAATGCTTACATCGAACTCATCCGCAACGCACAGCACTACGTCTACATCGAGAACCAGTTCTTTATCACAAATACCCGCAAAGATGACAGTAGTCCTGTTCACAACCAGATCGGAGCTGCGATTGTCGAGGCTGTCGTAAATGCCGGGAAAGAGGGTCGCAAGTTCCGAGTCATCATCGTCATTCCAGCAATTCCGGGTTTCGCCGGCGATCTTCGAGACAACGCGGCTGCGGGAACGCGCGCGATTATGGACTACCAATTCAAGAGCATCTGCCGTGGAGAAGACAGCATCTTTGAGCGAGTCAAGGCACAGGGTGTTGATCCTAATGAGCATATCTTTTTTTTCAACCTTCGGTCATACGATCGCATCAACGTCACCGACACTCTTAAGCAGCGTGAGAAGGAGTCAGGAACATCCTACATGGACCTTGAACAGGCTGAAATCGAGGAATTGGAAGCACCCCTCGAAGATGGGGAAGAAGCACGGGCAAAGGCTGCGGAGCTAAGAAGGATGTTCATGGGCGAGGAAGCGGATGTTGGAAAGGGCGACCAGGGCGGCATCATCGATCCAGACTCAATCGCTGACGACGCCATGCTAAACGACAAGAAGCCCAGCACAGAAGACTGGGAAGGCGACccagaagaagagaagaaacaCTTCTTCCAAGAAGAGCTCTACATTCACGCCAAACTCTGCATCGTCGACGAAAAGTACGTGATTTGCGGCTCTTCCAACATCAATGACCGCTCGCAACTCGGTCTCCACGACTCTGAGCTCTCAATCGTCTTGCAGGACAGGGATGAAATTGAAATCGAGATGGACGGCAAACCCTACAAAGCCGCTCGCCTCGCCCACGACCTACGCTCCAACCTCTGGCGCGAACACCTCGGTCTCCTACCGCCACAAGCCCTTGAAGCTACAGATGACCCTAACGCACAACCCCCCGGCGAGAACTCTCCCAATGACCCGCAGCCTGGCCCAGAAGCAGATTTCGTCGCCGATCCTCTTTCCCCACAACTGTGGGACGAGTGGTGCAAGCGCGCGTCCACGAACACAGAAGTCTTCAGGACTCTGTTCCACGCCGATCCCGACGACAACATCCTCACCTTTGAAGACTACGACAACTTCACGCCAAACCCGAAGAATAACAAGGATCACAAGCAAGGCCACTTGTACGATACCATCAGGCCGGTTGCGGAGATTAGACAGGAGCTCGACCGCATTCAGGGCCATTTAGTGTGGATGCAATTGAAGTTCATGGAGAAGGCGGATCTCGCGGAAAGAGGGTTGCAGGTCAACTCTTTCACCGAGTCTGTTTATACGTAG
- a CDS encoding Arabinan endo-1,5-alpha-L-arabinosidase — protein MSVSVIITLATFLPLLFRFGLTSPVPQSDTNYYPSLYPEPSPCVGNCSHIHDPSIFYEDGTYWRFSTSGNIAVATASSLRGPWIYKGPALTEGTKIKVAPDQDIWAPSISKFENTYYIHYSVSTMGSQRSQIGLATSLSISGPWTDHGSLNLPLSDTYNLIDPYVFQESPSDPIYFTFGSYWQGIQQFTIPSSSRLTALDGTTEAIRPLVTNSTAGAAVVEGAITWKHDSAYYLFFSVGACCNTPTRAPYLAPPGDEYHVVVCRADAVTGPYFDRDGRDCQTESGGTTILASHGNVYAPGGQGIMKIEDRRDVIYYHYGKWTSMVAVDEVDKRQ, from the exons ATGAGTGTATCAGTGATTATTACTCTCGCGACCTTCCTGCCTCTCCTATTCCGCTTTGGCCTCACTTCGCCAGTACCTCAAAGTGATACGAACTACTACCCTTCGCTGTACCCTGAACCATCGCCATGTGTAGGGAACTGCTCCCACATCCATGATCCTAGTATCTTCTACGAGGATGGCACTTACTGGCGCTTCTCTACGAGTGGTAATATAGCAGTCGCGACTGCATCTTCCCTCAGAGGGCCTTGGATATACAAAGGCCCTGCTCTCACTGAAGGCACGAAGATCAAAGTTGCTCCTGACCAAGACATATGG GCCCCTTCGATTTCTAAGTTTGAAAACACCTACTACATCCACTACTCTGTAAGCACAATGGGTTCTCAACGCTCACAAATCGGCCTCGCAACGTCCCTCTCCATCTCTGGACCCTGGACAGACCACGGTTCCCTCAACTTACCACTCTCCGACACCTATAATCTCATAGACCCTTACGTGTTCCAAGAATCACCATCAGATCCAATATACTTCACATTCGGCTCCTACTGGCAAGGAATCCAGCAATTCACTATTCCCTCATCCTCGCGCCTCACAGCCCTCGACGGAACCACCGAAGCCATTCGACCACTTGTCACAAACTCCACTGCCGGCGCCGCCGTCGTCGAGGGCGCAATAACCTGGAAGCACGACTCGGCATACTACCTGTTCTTTTCCGTCGGTGCATGCTGCAACACGCCTACCAGAGCGCCATACCTCGCGCCACCCGGCGATGAGTACCATGTCGTGGTCTGCCGAGCTGATGCTGTTACTGGACCTTATTTCGACCGTGATGGCAGGGACTGTCAGACTGAGAGTGGAGGGACCACGATTCTGGCGAGTCATGGGAATGTATATGCGCCTGGCGGACAGGGGATAATGAAAATTGAGGACAGAAGAGATGTTATATACTATCATTATGGTAAGTGGACGTCAATGGTAGCGGTGGATGAAGTTGACAAAAGACAGTGA
- a CDS encoding DNA helicase has product MTELIRDEEVRRRIRLAQEFLDPDDVSRRSYRPDILVMLNRGQRRLTVSVDEIRAHHRELADGLLNQPFDFAEAFDRALKSVVEAFTDRPKSESGPDVVYYCAYIGSFGEYSCNPRTLGSNQLNHMVSLEGIVTKTSLVRPKVVKSVHYNENKQKFHFREYRDQTMTTGAASTSVYPTEDEEGNPLVTEYGYCIYRDHQTISIQEMPERAPAGQLPRSVDVILDDDLVDRVKPGDRIQLVGIYRSLGSRNAGTGSSTFRTLILANNVILLSSKSGGGIAQVSITDTDIRNINKIAKSKRVFDLLSQSLAPSIYGHDYIKKAILLLLLGGQEKNLDNGTHLRGDINILMVGDPSTAKSQLLRFVLNTAPLAIATTGRGSSGVGLTAAVTSDKETGERRLEAGAMVLADRGVVCIDEFDKMSDVDRVAIHEVMEQQTVTIAKAGIHTSLNARCSVIAAANPIFGQYDIHKDPHRNIALPDSLLSRFDLLFVVTDDIEDARDRQISEHVLRMHRYRQPGTEEGAPVREDGAQLLGVGLDTDADANRPTEVYEKFNPMLHSGVTITVGRGSSKKPDVLSIPFIKKYIQYAKREKPILTKGAADHIVATYSALRNDELDSGTRRTSPITARTLETLIRLSTAHAKSRLSKRVEQKDADVAEQILRFALFKEVVEDDRRKRRRTVRDPDAMSTDEGESDDDNEDGDEQDTTATPRTGGPSTRSQRTTTATRTPAPAPAGEDEEEADDDLYRVTPRTQRTTGRTQSSRAGPSSQVSAASSRPESQLPLTQTESQESQDLTPARLQVFQTALGQLIDGPLFANDAADVEPLVAAVNARLGSGAGKQAFDADEAEKALETLSERNKIMYSGGIVYKI; this is encoded by the exons ATGACCGAGTTGATCAGAGACGAGGAGGTACGCAGGCGCATACGTCTTGCCCAGGAGTTTCTCGACCCAG ATGACGTGTCTCGACGAAG CTACCGACCAGACATTCTGGTGATGCTGAACAGAGGTCAGAGGAGACTCACA GTCAGCGTCGATGAAATTCGAGCACACCACCGCGAGCTGGCCGACGGCCTCCTCAACCAGCCCTTCGACTTCGCAGAAGCCTTTGATCGCGCCCTCAAGAGCGTCGTCGAGGCCTTCACCGACCGCCCCAAGTCCGAGTCCGGGCCCGATGTTGTATACTACTGCGCCTACATTGGCAGCTTCGGCGAATACTCGTGCAACCCGCGCACACTCGGCTCCAACCAGCTGAACCACATGGTCTCGTTGGAGGGCATTGTCACCAAGACGTCGCTGGTCAGGCCGAAGGTGGTCAAGAGCGTGCACTACAACGAGAACAAGCAAAAGTTCCACTTCCGCGAGTACAGAGATCAGACCATGACCACAGGTGCTGCAAGCACAAGCGTGTACCCTACGGAAGACGAGGAGGGCAACCCG CTCGTTACCGAGTACGGCTACTGCATCTACAGAGACCACCAGACAATCTCCATTCAAGAAATGCCCGAGCGCGCGCCTGCCGGTCAGCTGCCGCGCTCTGTCGATGTCATCCTGGACGACGACCTCGTTGACCGCGTCAAGCCTGGCGACCGCATCCAACTGGTCGGTATCTACCGCTCGCTCGGCAGCCGCAATGCTGGCACAGGCAGCTCGACCTTCCGCACACTCATTCTCGCCAACAACGTCATACTGCTGTCGTCCAAGTCAGGCGGCGGTATCGCCCAAGTCAGCATCACCGACACAGACATCCGCAACATCAACAAGATCGCAAAGAGCAAGCGTGTTTTCGACCTGCTCTCACAATCGTTGGCCCCGTCCATCTACGGTCACGACTACATCAAGAAGGCGATTCTGTTGCTGCTCCTAGGAGGCCAGGAGAAGAACCTCGACAACGGAACGCATCTGAGAGGAGACATCAACATCCTCATGGTTGGTGACCCCTCAACAGCCAAATCGCAGTTGCTTCGTTTTGTGCTCAATACCGCCCCTCTCGCCATCGCTACAACTGGTCGGGGATCCTCCGGTGTTGGTCTGACAGCTGCCGTCACATCAGACAAGGAGACTGGAGAACGTCGCTTGGAAGCTGGTGCCATGGTCTTGGCCGACCGAGGTGTCGTCTGTATCGATGAGTTTGACAAGATGTCTGACGTCGATCGAGTGGCTATCCACGAAGTAATGGAACAGCAGACTGTTACCATCGCCAAAGCTGGCATCCACACCTCTCTCAACGCCCGTTGCAGTGTCATCGCAGCCGCCAACCCCATCTTCGGCCAGTACGATATCCACAAGGATCCGCATCGCAATATCGCTCTCCCCGATTCGCTCCTCTCACGTTTCGATTTGCTCTTTGTTGTAACCGATGATATCGAGGATGCTCGCGACAGGCAGATCTCAGAGCACGTCCTCCGCATGCATCGCTACCGTCAGCCAGGTACAGAAGAAGGCGCACCCGTTCGTGAGGATGGTGCGCAGCTTCTTGGTGTAGGCCTCGACACGGACGCCGATGCCAATCGCCCCACAGAAGTGTACGAGAAGTTTAACCCCATGCTTCACTCTGGAGTCACAATCACAGTCGGTCGCGGATCTTCAAAGAAACCCGATGTTCTCAGCATTCCTTTCATCAAAAAGTACATTCAATACGCCAAGCGTGAGAAGCCGATCCTCACCAAGGGCGCAGCAGACCATATAGTTGCCACCTATTCTGCGCTTCGAAACGACGAACTCGACTCGGGTACTCGCCGCACCTCACCCATCACAGCACGTACCCTTGAGACACTGATCCGTCTCTCCACCGCCCACGCAAAATCGCGCTTGTCGAAGAGGGTTGAGCAGAAGGACGCAGATGTTGCTGAGCAGATCCTGCGCTTTGCTCTCTTTAAAGAAGTTGTCGAAGATGATCGCCGTAAGCGCAGGAGGACGGTTCGTGATCCCGATGCCATGTCGACTGATGAAGGCGAGTCCGATGACGACAACGAGGATGGTGATGAGCAAGACACTACAGCTACGCCACGCACCGGTGGTCCTTCTACTCGCAGTCAACGCACAACGACAGCAACACGCACCCcggcaccagcaccagccgGCGAAGATGAAGAGGAAGCTGACGATGACCTCTACCGCGTCACACCCAGGACGCAGCGCACAACAGGCCGCACTCAATCATCCCGCGCAGGCCCCTCGTCGCAAGTCAGCGCTGCTTCCTCGCGCCCCGAGTCACAACTTCCGCTCACTCAAACGGAGTCTCAAGAGTCGCAAGACCTCACACCAGCGCGTCTGCAGGTCTTCCAGACAGCTCTTGGTCAACTCATCGATGGCCCACTCTTCGCTAACGATGCTGCCGATGTCGAGCCCCTTGTTGCTGCTGTCAATGCCAGGTTGGGCAGCGGAGCCGGCAAGCAAGCATTTGATGCTGATGAAGCTGAGAAGGCGCTCGAGACGCTTAGTGAGCGCAATAAGATCATGTACTCTGGTGGTATTGTATACAAGATCTGA